Sequence from the Sciurus carolinensis chromosome 1, mSciCar1.2, whole genome shotgun sequence genome:
GACGTAAAGGATTTTACCTGGAATGAATTTTTGCCATTTCTGATCCACATTGTACTTCACACAATGGTTTCCTGAAGGATATATAATAATCTGTTCATCGAAGAAAAAGATATTGTTGGCCACATGGGCTCGAAGGCCAAAAACATGCAGCGACTGAGCTACGACGGCCGACATGGTCCCTTGCCAGAGTTCTGCTAAAGACCGAGCAGCTGGTCAGAGCGGAGAAGTGCatcgccccgccccgccccgccccgcccaggacacgcccccggccccgcccccgccccgcctccTCACCCCGCCGCGCCCCCACCCCTCGCCCCCTGTCTGCCCAGTCCCTTGGGGGCTCcttctcccctttccttttctctcacgCGTTTCCAGCCCTCCCGACGATTCCAGGGACCCCTCCCACCTTCCGCTACTTCACTCTGGCTCCGCAGACCACGCACGTATTGAGATGCTACCCCTAGGGATTCCAAGCAACCCCGGCAGCTTCAAACAGCGCAGGGGTTCCTATGGCAACCACAAACCGGAAGTGCAGCTCTGCAGCCGGAAGCGGAAGTCCCGCTAGCTGCGCTGAGCCGGGTAGGTGAGTTGTTGGTGTTGGTGTGGCTCGGGCGCACGTGGAGCTGCGGAGTGCGAGTGGGTGCTGAGCGCAGTATCCGCGGCGAGGTTCCCCTCTGCCAGTTCCGCAGGCCTCGGGCTATCTTGCGCTTCCGGTTAGGTCCTGGTCGGGCGTGCTGCGGGATGGACACTCCTCCGCTCTCAGGCTCAGACTCGGATTCTGATGATTCTCTTGTCACGGACAGAGAGGTAGGTGTCTGCACAGCTCGCCCGGCTGGGCCCGGGAAGAGGGGCTCTTACTCTTCTGGTACTGAACGCCCCAGTGTCTTGCAGTTGCAGGATGCATTTTCCCGCGGACTCCTGAAGCCAGGCCTCAATGTCGTGCTAGAGGGGCCAAAGAAGACTGTGAATGACGTGGTAAGCGGGGGCGCCGGGCAGTGGGTACTGGGAAGTGGATGCGCACAAAGCAGTGATGTGCTTGGAGACTGATTCTTGTCTCAGGAAAGACTCAACCTGTGCTTGCCAAGATGGTCGATTACCTGCCTGGGTATTTGGGTGTACCACTTTTCTTATTAGGTTTGTGCTGGTATTTGAGAGAGATaaactgattctttttttatgagCTCAGTGTCTGAATTTCCTAGAATGGCTTGAAACAGTGTTTGGCTGAATTCAAGCGGGACCTGGAATGGGTTGAAAGACTCGATGTGACCCTGGGTCCGGTGCCAGAAATCAGTGACCCTCAGCCTACACCTCAGAACAAAGAGCAGAAAGCTGTTAATCCAGAAGACGATTTCCAGCGGGAAATGagtttgtatgtttattttccaATGTGGGAGAAGTTGGGGGTCCTTGTGCTAGGTACTGGAAGAGAGGGAAGTAATGAGACTGTACCCTCTGGAGCTCCAGAGAAGAGCTGAGATTCTCCCTAGTTGAGAAAAAAACTCCCTGGTTCACTAGTCTTGATTTAAAGTTCAGTTTatgaactattttgaaatattcaaaatagttgtaaagtttgtgtgtgtgtgcatgcagtcAGTTATTAGAGCAAATTTTGCTTATGGGAAGTTCCTGACTGTACTTTCTTtagtaattatataaaaattaacacttGGCATTAATTTTTGTGTTAATTGCCATCTTTAGAGTGGTTGTTGCTTTAAACTACTAACTTACTTTTAGCAAAATTTCTCTCCTTTAAAATAATGGTGTATagtgaaattttttttagatacCAAATTAACAAGGTTTTATTACAACTTTTGTTTGTTGATTCATCTGTTAGGGAAGGTCAGATGTTGATGGTTCTTGTCATCTTGGACAACTCGTGAGATGTAGTAAGAAGGAATGAAAGCCTTTCTCCCTTAcctcatttcacattttttcctaCAATCTTAGCTACCGCCAGGCCCAGGCTGCTGTGCTTGCAGTGTTACCCCGCCTCCATCAGCTCAAAGTCCCTACCAAGCGACCAACCGATTATTTTGCCGAAATGGCTAAGTCCGATCAACAGATGCAAAAGGTAAGAAAAGTTTTTCTCTGGAAAGCCAAGACTTTGTACTGAAGTATATTCAGCTGGCCTGTCTCCTATAGGATTTTAGAAAGAGCTATAAACCCAATAATGGGGAGCTGGTTGTCAGAGTCATTTATTATCTCTTTCAGAGATTCCCTACTGTAGAGTTATGGTCATCACCTCCCATTAGATAAATATAAGAATGGCATTTTCCTAATTAAATAACTAAGGAGAGAGGAAGTAGTGTCAAAATGTTCCCTAAAGTACAGGTAGCTTTtgtgcttcctagctgccatgggCATGGCATGGTGTATAGAGAAGGTAGCACAGTTGTTCTGGTGCTGCCATTGCCAGAAGGCAATGCTATCACTTGTAGACACATTTTCTTCTTACCTTCtcacttttctataaaatgagggaTTAATATACAACTCCGATGTAGTATAATTTAGAGTTAGGTGGCACTTGGTCCTCATTTAACTTTGAAGGGGAGAGAATTGCCAACACTGAAACCAGGTtatatttaaattgttctttCATCGACTACAATTTTGTGTAATAGAGCAAACAGCACACTGGGAGTGGGAAGGTCACTTTTAAGCTCTGGCTCCACCACTGACACTTTTATGATCTTGGGTAAAGTGCTCAGCCTTTGGGCCTCATTGTCTTCATGTGTGAAACATAGGGGTTCAGAATAGATGATTTATAGGTTCCCTGGTGTGTACTGTTCTCTGTTCTAATGCACCCTAAGTAAATCTGACAACTTTTTGCATTTTAGATTCGACAGAAGCTGCAGACCAAACAGGCTGCGATGGAGAAGTCTGAAAAAGCTAAACAACTGCGAGCACTTAGGAAGTATGGAAAGAaggtgagaaagaaaatgtgcaagGAATAGGACTGTATATCTGTTAAATCAGATCACCATGGTCTGATTTGGTTCCAGGCTCTGAGGGTGTTTGATCATGTGTTTGTTATCTCACAGTGGATTGTGTGCAGTGCCAGGGCTAGGGTGGTAAGGGCAGGCGAGCTGAtaacctctctgggctttagTTTTCACATCTGTACAGTAAAGAGTTGAGTCCAGATCAGTGGTTTCCATACCTGATCTCTCAGCAGAATCACCAGGGGAAATTTTTTGAAACATTTCCAGGCTTTAGAATTTCTGGGAATCTGCATGCTTTTCCCCTTGCCCAAAAAGCTGCTCAGGTACTTCTGATATGCATCCTAGATAGAACTCCCTGACCTTGATTTTTCAGGTCACTGAAGGAATTATTCTATTGATTTATCACACTATGATTATCTGATTTCTAATGTAAACCAGATTAGGCTTTCTGTGAAACTATTTTTGACTTCCTTTTTGGTGTATAGTCACCTAAGAGAGATAACAGGTATTATAATTAGGATTGTGGGAAGGAATGGGTGTGAGGAGGATCCACGCGGGGGTTAAGGCTTTGTCACAGTGTTTTGGACATAACCCTTGTGATCTGGGGCATGGAACTGGTGTCCACAGTTGGGGTAATTTTCTGATAAATTCttagcagaggaagaggagactaGTATCCTGTCCTCCGCTAAAGGTCAACTGTGGATTTAGTGTTTCTTTGATCTGAGGTGGATGGTTAACATCGTCTCAAACATACTGGCAATTGCTTTATTCAAAGCAAAGCTCAGCTCAGCTCACTATTTCTAATTTGAGGATACTAGTAAGCAGTGGTTCCCAGTGTGCAGTGATTTTGCCTCCAGGGAACATTTGTCACTGTATAAAGACATCTTTTGGTTGTCATATCTTAGAGTGGAGGGTACTGCTGGCATCCAGTGGGTAGAGGGCAGGGATGTTGTCAAACACCCTAAAATTCACAGGACAGGACTTGTGCCCCAACAAAGAATTACCCTGTCTAGAATGTCGGTAGTGTTGAGATACAGAAACGCTGCCTAAAGTATATTGTCTCCTTTTGtctttaaagcttttttttttttttttttttttttttttttctggagagttccctctcccctcttccttttgGTACTTTCATGCCTAGTAACAGGGGATTGGATGTTTAATCTTGCCAAGTATAACCAACGAGGAAAATTGAATGTAGACCTAAACTTAATTTATAGGATTGTGTGATGGGGTAAGAGAACAGACAGTGGAGTCAGGCTATTGGGTGTGCATCTCTGCTCTAAACATTCTTGCTATGTAACTTGAACAAGCATACCTTTCTGTGTTTTGGTTTAATAGATAAGAATTTGAACTTCACCTTCTTATTATGAAGGTGAACTGAGAATATATTTTGAGCCCCTAGCACATACATGTAAATGTTACATGATAGTGATGTTAATCACAGCATGTGGTTTGGTTTTTAATCACAGCATTATTGAGAGAATGTGGACACTTGAAGTAATGATTTGGAATGGGTGTAACTGTCCTTGTGTCTGTTCACAGGTGCAAACAGAAGTTCTTCAGAAGAGACAGCGAGAGAAAACGCATATGATGAATGCCattaagaaatatcagaaaggttAGTTGAATATCTCTCTGCTAAGGATGCAGGAGAACAGGGATAGAGCATACCTTAGAGGTAATTTGAACACATAGTGCTTTGAAATCTTCTTGATTGATGGGTAACATTTGGACCTAAGTTCTGTGACTGGGATGGAGAGCAAGATCTTCTTAAAATCAGTTTGGAAATAGGACCCTTATTTTGAGTTTCAAacctttcttaaaatataatggtACTGATCAAAGTGCTTCTTTACTCACAGGCTTCTCTGATAAACTGGATTTCCTTGAGGGGGATCAGAAATCCGTCCCACAGGGCACAAAGGCAGGAGCTAAAAGCCAGCAGATGAAGAAAGGGTAAGAGGTTTTGGTTTGGTTCTGTGATGTATAATGGACTGGGGGACCTTCACAGGAGTGGCCTCTGAATTGAGAGAGTGCAGCTGCAGACTAGACCAAGAATTACAGCACCATGTGATGGGACTTTTTAGCTATATCAGCCTTTGAAGATGAAAGTAAGGTTCTTGACCCATTTTTAGTGATTGCTGAAGCACTGTGTGATTCCCCATCACTCAGTTTGTTAGTTAAGAGCACATTCCTAGGGTTCAGGTCTGGATTCTGCTGCCCAGTAGGAGGGTAGCTTTGAGCAAATCACTTATTTGCACCATTTGCTGTAATGAGGAAATGGTTTGAGCCTCATAGtactataaatattaaaagggaGGATGTCTGCCATTACTCTTTTTAGTCTAGCTTTCTGCATACCTGCACACCAGGCCTAGGGGGACTGATAATTTCCATATTATACAGCAAAAACTTTGATAAAGACATTTAGGGAATAGTTTGGGAGCACATTTTAGAAGTTCCTTACATAGCCTGGTCATGGCTGCCTGGAAGAGGGTCCCATCTGAGCCTGGTGTGATGGCTAAGAATTGACCATCAGTGTGGAAAAGAgtaggggaaggaggaagaaccTGAGCGAGCAGAGACACAGAGTCGTGAAACAGCAGGTTGTGGATGAGGAACAGCCAGCGTCTGGCCCCAGTGGGAATGCAGTGGGAGGTGAGGAGTGGTGAGGGGGACTGGGATGGGTTGGGCTGTTGCTCACTGTGGAGGAGCTTGAGCTTCATCCAGGAGGCAGTAGGGAGACACTCACAGGCTTTACTGAGAATGATGAGCAGGTCATACTCATGTTTGAAAAGATTACAGTGGCACTTGGGTCAGTGATAGACTTGAGGGAAGGGGAGACTTGATTAGGTGACTGTTTCAAAAGTCCAAATGTGCAGTTAATAATGCTTTACAAATGCAGAGGGGTAGTGAAGAGAAAACACAAGTGCAGAGGTACTTGAGAAGTCAACTTAGCAGGACTCAGTAATTGAAATAGGTGTTAAGAATGAGTGTAGAGCCAGActtggtggtacacatctgtaatcccagtagctcaggaggctgaggcaggagggtcatgtgttcaaagccagcctcagcaaaagcgaggttctaagcaactcagtgagaccttgtctctaaggagggatggggatgtggctctgtggttgaatgcccctgagttcaatccctgatattgccctccctccccacaaaaaaaaaaaaaaaaaaaaaaagtgagtttagGCCACCTGGGTGCCTGGGCAGATGGTAGAAGCACTGACCCCAAGGTGGAGCATTTATACAGAAAGGGAACCAGTGTAGGAAGGGAGATGCCATGTAATTTTGGTTAGGCTGAATCTGATgagtttaaaatttattacatttGAATGCTGACTGCATGTTATATCCTTGAGAGGAGTAACAACTACTGAGGGTGGTTTAGCAAgactgatttaaaattaaaaagctttccaAAGACACGACATGCGCAGATTttatcttatgattttttttttgtcttcctgcTATGGGGGTTAAGACCATAAATAGATgaagtaatttataaaaaaaaaacgcAGGGCCAAGGATG
This genomic interval carries:
- the Ebna1bp2 gene encoding probable rRNA-processing protein EBP2 — protein: MDTPPLSGSDSDSDDSLVTDRELQDAFSRGLLKPGLNVVLEGPKKTVNDVNGLKQCLAEFKRDLEWVERLDVTLGPVPEISDPQPTPQNKEQKAVNPEDDFQREMSFYRQAQAAVLAVLPRLHQLKVPTKRPTDYFAEMAKSDQQMQKIRQKLQTKQAAMEKSEKAKQLRALRKYGKKVQTEVLQKRQREKTHMMNAIKKYQKGFSDKLDFLEGDQKSVPQGTKAGAKSQQMKKGPSAKRRYKNQKFGFGGKKKGSKWNTRESHDDVSSFRAKTAHGKGPKRPGKKGSNKRPGKRTREKMKSRTR